Proteins encoded by one window of bacterium:
- a CDS encoding VWA domain-containing protein — translation MSIYTYLLMRLNGDADETLRLMERLQAQGVLDEKYDLEQFKELLKQQGLVKPGKNGGLQLSAKGERGLRKDAFSQIFDKMRSSGKGDHPLPYEGGSSEEPLPERRAYEFGDSPRNIDFTSSLFNSISRSGDLDLSMDEKDLEVFESERLSSCATVLMIDISHSMVLYGEDRITPAKQVAMAFTELILTKYPKDDLSIVLFGDDAKQVQIDDLPYIGAGPYHTNTQAGLRMARQILLSRKHVNKQIFMVTDGKPSMITRPNGTHYKNPMGLDPRIVNRTLDEAVICRKKKIPITTFMVTDDPYLQQFVQRLTELNRGRAYFASVDNLGSYVLWDFVSNRKKKKN, via the coding sequence ATGTCCATTTACACCTATCTGTTGATGCGGCTCAATGGTGACGCGGATGAGACTCTGCGGCTGATGGAGCGTCTGCAGGCGCAGGGAGTGCTGGATGAAAAGTACGATCTCGAGCAGTTCAAGGAGCTGCTAAAACAGCAGGGGCTGGTCAAGCCGGGGAAAAACGGCGGCCTTCAGCTCTCAGCCAAGGGAGAGCGCGGGCTTCGCAAAGATGCCTTCAGCCAGATTTTCGATAAAATGCGGTCATCGGGCAAAGGGGATCATCCGCTTCCCTACGAGGGTGGGTCATCCGAGGAACCATTGCCGGAACGTCGCGCCTACGAATTCGGCGACAGCCCGCGCAATATCGATTTCACATCTTCGCTCTTCAATTCCATCTCCCGGTCCGGAGATCTTGATCTCAGTATGGATGAAAAGGATCTGGAAGTTTTCGAATCCGAGCGTTTGTCTTCCTGTGCGACCGTGCTGATGATCGACATTTCTCACTCTATGGTGCTGTATGGAGAGGATCGAATCACGCCGGCCAAGCAGGTGGCGATGGCGTTTACTGAATTGATCCTGACAAAGTATCCTAAAGATGATTTGTCTATTGTCCTGTTCGGCGATGATGCCAAGCAGGTTCAGATCGATGACCTCCCGTATATCGGCGCAGGTCCATATCATACGAATACACAGGCGGGACTGCGGATGGCTCGACAGATCCTGCTGTCGCGAAAGCATGTCAATAAGCAGATCTTTATGGTGACCGATGGAAAGCCGTCAATGATCACCCGTCCGAACGGGACACATTATAAGAACCCGATGGGGCTTGATCCGCGAATTGTCAATCGTACGCTGGATGAAGCGGTGATCTGCCGGAAGAAAAAGATCCCGATCACGACCTTTATGGTCACCGACGATCCGTACCTGCAGCAGTTCGTTCAGCGACTGACCGAGCTGAACCGGGGGAGAGCATACTTCGCCTCGGTCGATAATCTCGGTAGTTACGTTCTCTGGGACTTCGTCTCAAACCGCAAGAAGAAGAAAAACTGA
- a CDS encoding HD-GYP domain-containing protein, which translates to MSTAIKTRTEQKYLPIYLDSLRVDSILDFDLFLKVNNELVLYRAPNLAFTERTRQKLLDNRVERLYVPFENKDKYQRYIEANLDKILTDRTIHEEKKAAILYDTSTNLVKDVLNNPTLGENIHRSQALVANTVEHILKGRDAFLNLLKITSFDYYTYTHSVNVCTFSIALAQQMGIKDEQFMHELGVGALLHDIGKSRISERILNKRSALTPIEFEIMKKHPKWGVDLLTETSIVSETIYYPVLQHHERGDRRGYPDGLSLDEVHIYSKIVAIADSFDAMTTQRVYQKAMETFPALRIMFGLKGAYDEQLLRIFVELMGPTGLLEI; encoded by the coding sequence GTGTCGACTGCCATCAAGACCAGAACCGAACAGAAATATCTGCCGATCTACCTGGATTCGCTTCGGGTTGATTCGATCCTGGATTTTGACCTGTTCCTCAAGGTGAACAACGAGTTGGTGCTCTATCGAGCGCCCAATCTCGCCTTCACCGAACGGACCCGGCAGAAACTGCTCGACAATCGGGTCGAGCGACTGTATGTCCCGTTCGAAAACAAGGACAAGTACCAGCGGTATATCGAAGCCAACCTGGACAAGATCCTGACCGACCGGACGATCCACGAAGAAAAGAAAGCCGCCATCCTATATGACACCTCCACCAACCTGGTGAAGGATGTTCTAAACAATCCGACCCTTGGCGAGAATATCCACCGCTCCCAGGCGCTGGTCGCCAATACGGTTGAGCATATTCTCAAGGGGCGGGATGCCTTTCTCAACCTGCTGAAGATCACGTCGTTCGATTACTACACATATACCCATTCGGTCAATGTCTGTACCTTTTCGATCGCCCTCGCTCAGCAGATGGGGATCAAAGACGAACAGTTCATGCATGAACTGGGAGTGGGGGCGTTGCTTCACGATATCGGGAAATCACGCATTTCCGAACGGATCCTCAACAAGCGAAGCGCACTTACGCCGATCGAATTTGAGATCATGAAAAAGCACCCGAAATGGGGTGTCGATCTGCTCACCGAAACCAGCATTGTAAGCGAGACGATCTACTATCCGGTCCTGCAGCACCACGAGCGAGGGGACCGTCGCGGCTACCCCGATGGGCTGTCGCTGGACGAAGTCCACATCTACTCCAAGATCGTGGCGATCGCTGATTCATTCGATGCCATGACCACCCAGCGCGTCTACCAGAAAGCGATGGAGACTTTCCCTGCACTCCGCATCATGTTTGGATTAAAGGGGGCATACGATGAACAGCTCCTTCGCATTTTTGTCGAATTGATGGGTCCTACCGGCCTGCTCGAAATCTGA
- a CDS encoding DoxX family membrane protein, with protein sequence MIPAHWITLLIRFSLGIIFFAHGLGKVLTYPQSPQGIIEGFAETWLPGLVVVPFAYSLPFVEILIGVLLLIGYKYLPTLMATGVILAILSFGKVVQGQPQGVAPNLTYLLVVVVGMYFADSNRWKLGK encoded by the coding sequence ATGATACCTGCTCATTGGATAACGCTTCTGATCCGCTTTTCGCTGGGGATCATCTTTTTCGCGCATGGATTGGGGAAAGTACTCACCTATCCGCAATCGCCGCAGGGGATCATTGAAGGATTCGCCGAGACGTGGCTGCCTGGTCTGGTAGTTGTACCCTTTGCTTACTCGCTCCCGTTTGTTGAAATTCTGATCGGAGTTCTGCTGCTGATCGGCTACAAGTATCTCCCGACCTTGATGGCAACTGGAGTCATCCTCGCAATCCTCTCGTTCGGCAAAGTGGTGCAGGGACAGCCGCAGGGAGTGGCGCCGAACCTGACCTACCTGCTGGTTGTGGTTGTTGGAATGTACTTCGCGGATTCGAACCGGTGGAAACTGGGGAAGTGA
- a CDS encoding RidA family protein, with amino-acid sequence MKEIIRTDKAPAAIGPYSQAIRVEPTAFIYCSGQIPLNPKTGEIVGKTAAEQCKQVMDNIAGLLKEAGADLSNIVKTTIFLTDLGDFGPVNEMYSTYFDVDPPARSTVEVSKLPKGVKIEIEAIAVV; translated from the coding sequence GTGAAAGAGATCATTCGCACCGATAAAGCGCCTGCCGCTATCGGCCCCTATTCCCAGGCGATCCGCGTAGAACCGACCGCCTTTATTTATTGCTCAGGTCAGATCCCACTCAATCCCAAGACCGGCGAGATAGTCGGCAAAACCGCCGCCGAACAATGCAAGCAGGTGATGGACAACATCGCGGGCCTGCTCAAAGAAGCCGGAGCGGATCTCTCCAATATTGTCAAGACCACCATCTTCCTGACCGACCTTGGCGATTTCGGCCCGGTTAACGAGATGTATTCCACCTATTTTGATGTCGATCCGCCTGCTCGTTCGACTGTCGAGGTCAGCAAACTCCCCAAAGGGGTAAAGATTGAAATCGAGGCTATCGCGGTAGTCTAA
- a CDS encoding NADH-quinone oxidoreductase subunit A, with protein sequence MSEYLAPAIFIVAGSAIVLITFFISRLIRPRNPYPAKNVNYECAEEPVGDSWIQFNPRFYQFALIFVIFDVEAVFMFPWAVAFNQLGLYALVEMVIFILILLFGLYYAWKRGALKWV encoded by the coding sequence ATGTCAGAATACTTGGCTCCAGCAATATTTATCGTCGCCGGCAGCGCTATAGTTCTCATCACCTTTTTCATCTCCCGCCTGATCCGTCCACGTAACCCATACCCGGCAAAAAATGTCAACTATGAGTGTGCCGAAGAACCGGTTGGAGACTCCTGGATTCAGTTTAATCCGCGGTTCTACCAGTTCGCCCTCATTTTTGTCATCTTTGATGTTGAGGCGGTATTCATGTTTCCCTGGGCGGTTGCGTTCAACCAACTCGGCCTGTACGCCCTCGTAGAGATGGTCATTTTCATCCTGATTCTTCTCTTTGGCCTCTACTACGCCTGGAAGAGAGGAGCACTGAAATGGGTGTGA
- a CDS encoding NADH-quinone oxidoreductase subunit B has product MGVIKELPVYAEKIPGGALVTTSLEKILHHGQACSLWYLLFGTACCAIELMATGASRYDFDRLGMIFRASPRQSDLIIAAGTITKKMAPRLRKLYDQMAEPRYVIAMGGCTVKGGPFYYDSYAVEKGIDHIVPVDVYIPGCPPRPESLLEGCLTLQKKIKAQKLSDWQK; this is encoded by the coding sequence ATGGGTGTGATCAAAGAACTACCGGTCTATGCGGAGAAGATCCCCGGTGGCGCCCTGGTAACGACCTCGCTGGAGAAGATCCTGCACCATGGTCAGGCCTGTTCCCTCTGGTACCTTCTGTTTGGGACCGCCTGTTGCGCTATTGAACTGATGGCGACTGGCGCTTCGCGCTACGATTTTGACCGTCTCGGAATGATCTTCCGTGCTTCCCCACGCCAGTCCGACCTCATTATTGCCGCCGGGACCATCACCAAGAAAATGGCGCCGCGCCTTCGGAAGCTCTACGACCAGATGGCCGAGCCTCGCTATGTGATCGCGATGGGTGGCTGTACGGTCAAGGGTGGCCCGTTCTATTATGACAGTTATGCCGTGGAAAAAGGGATCGACCATATCGTGCCGGTCGATGTCTACATCCCCGGGTGTCCGCCCCGTCCGGAGTCACTCCTGGAAGGATGTCTCACCCTGCAGAAAAAGATCAAGGCGCAGAAGCTGTCCGATTGGCAGAAGTAA
- a CDS encoding NADH-quinone oxidoreductase subunit C: MTKDELKEYIASHFAKTLTLLDTGRYDPVYLVSPENLHAVALALRDDATLQFDFLCNLGGIDTKQQFEVSYQLASIAKNLRLDLKLRLAYDQAEVVTVTDIWPAANWYEREMWELYGINIKGHDNLTQFLLPDNWDQGHPMRKDWDAPDFIRLPEIGA, from the coding sequence ATGACCAAAGATGAACTAAAAGAGTATATCGCCAGTCACTTTGCGAAGACGTTGACCTTGCTGGATACCGGTCGCTACGATCCGGTCTACCTGGTGTCCCCGGAGAATCTGCATGCAGTGGCGTTGGCGCTTCGCGACGACGCAACATTGCAGTTCGACTTTCTCTGCAATCTGGGCGGGATAGACACCAAACAGCAGTTTGAAGTGAGCTACCAGCTTGCCTCGATCGCTAAAAATCTTCGTCTCGACCTCAAACTTCGACTCGCCTACGATCAGGCCGAAGTAGTGACTGTCACAGATATCTGGCCCGCGGCCAACTGGTACGAGCGGGAGATGTGGGAACTGTACGGCATCAACATCAAGGGTCATGACAACCTGACGCAGTTCCTTTTGCCCGACAATTGGGATCAGGGTCATCCGATGCGCAAAGATTGGGATGCACCTGATTTCATCCGTCTCCCGGAGATTGGCGCATGA
- a CDS encoding NADH-quinone oxidoreductase subunit D translates to MSGIRTEEFVVNMGPHHPSTHGVCRLLLTMNGERVLKIEPHVGYLHRALEKICENRTYAQCIPILDRWEYVTAMSCNYVFALAAERLAAIQVPERAEYLRVIMLELNRIASHLLWYGTTALDLGAITPFLYGFRERELIMDLFEMTCGQRLTYNYIRIGGVSRDIPPQFVPMAREAVKTITEKMSDYEGLLNENPIWVARNTGVGVLTPEKAIAWGVSGPALRASGVKFDIRRNDPYSIYDRFQFDIPTQKNGDCYDRYIQRLQEVKESLKIISQALDGLPEGDIKAKVSPNFKPPIGEVYARIENSRGELGVFLQSDGTTKPTRVKTRGGSFNQLQVLPEIGKGLLIADIVAIMASLDIIMPEVDR, encoded by the coding sequence ATGAGTGGAATTCGGACCGAAGAATTTGTCGTCAATATGGGGCCGCACCATCCGTCGACCCATGGCGTCTGTCGCCTGCTGTTGACCATGAATGGTGAACGCGTGCTCAAGATCGAGCCGCATGTCGGATACCTGCATCGCGCGCTCGAAAAGATCTGCGAAAACCGCACCTACGCGCAGTGCATCCCGATCCTCGACCGGTGGGAATATGTGACGGCGATGTCCTGCAATTACGTCTTCGCCCTGGCGGCGGAACGTCTGGCCGCGATCCAGGTGCCGGAACGCGCGGAATACCTCCGCGTCATCATGCTGGAACTAAATCGTATCGCCTCGCACCTGCTCTGGTACGGCACGACCGCACTGGACCTTGGCGCGATCACCCCATTTCTCTACGGTTTCCGCGAGCGCGAGCTGATAATGGATCTCTTCGAGATGACCTGTGGTCAGCGCCTGACCTACAATTATATCCGTATCGGCGGTGTCTCAAGAGATATCCCGCCGCAATTCGTACCGATGGCGCGCGAGGCGGTCAAAACGATCACCGAGAAGATGTCCGACTACGAGGGACTGCTCAACGAAAACCCGATCTGGGTGGCGCGCAATACCGGCGTCGGCGTATTAACTCCCGAGAAGGCGATCGCCTGGGGTGTTTCCGGTCCGGCCCTGCGTGCAAGCGGCGTGAAGTTTGATATCCGCCGGAACGACCCGTACTCAATTTACGATCGGTTCCAGTTTGACATTCCGACGCAGAAAAACGGTGACTGCTACGACCGATATATTCAGCGGCTCCAGGAAGTCAAGGAATCGCTGAAGATCATCTCTCAAGCGCTGGATGGTCTCCCCGAGGGAGATATCAAAGCAAAGGTTTCCCCCAATTTCAAGCCGCCGATCGGCGAGGTATATGCCCGCATTGAAAATTCGCGCGGTGAACTTGGCGTTTTCCTGCAATCCGACGGTACCACCAAGCCGACTCGCGTCAAAACGCGCGGCGGTTCCTTCAATCAGCTCCAGGTGTTGCCGGAGATCGGCAAGGGTCTGTTGATCGCCGATATCGTCGCCATCATGGCATCGCTTGATATCATCATGCCGGAGGTGGATCGATGA
- the nuoH gene encoding NADH-quinone oxidoreductase subunit NuoH — MSPILASGELIVVFRWLYEQLTATGLPEIWVTIITYTVLAVMMFGLLALVALFLVWWERKISAHIQQRFGPMRTGWHGWYQTVMDAVKLLQKEDILVDTRDKPVFFWAPVICFVAAFAAYVVIPFGDGLIVADLNIGILYVIAVTTFTIISLLMAGWGSNNKYALLGGIRSAAQVVSYEVPMILSILTVVLFAGSLSMGDIVASQQGHGIFNWFIFRVPFGPLAFITYLITATAESNRTPFDIPEAEQELVAGYNVEYSGMKFAMFFLAEFVNMFTVSAIATTLFLGGWNGPFLPSWIWFLLKTLLVVFILMLFRWTFPRLRVDQLMEFAWKFLVPVTFANLIIAATMKLLKWYW; from the coding sequence ATGAGCCCGATTCTGGCCAGCGGCGAACTGATCGTCGTCTTTCGGTGGCTGTACGAGCAGTTGACTGCCACCGGTCTCCCTGAGATCTGGGTTACCATTATCACCTATACCGTGCTGGCGGTGATGATGTTTGGGCTCCTCGCGCTTGTGGCGCTCTTCCTGGTCTGGTGGGAAAGAAAGATCTCCGCACATATCCAGCAACGCTTCGGTCCGATGCGGACCGGCTGGCACGGCTGGTATCAGACGGTCATGGATGCGGTCAAGCTGTTGCAGAAGGAAGATATCCTGGTTGACACGCGCGACAAGCCGGTCTTCTTCTGGGCGCCGGTGATCTGTTTTGTCGCCGCTTTCGCCGCATATGTGGTGATCCCGTTTGGCGACGGCCTGATCGTGGCGGACCTGAATATCGGCATCCTCTATGTCATCGCCGTGACGACATTTACGATCATCTCGCTGCTGATGGCGGGGTGGGGCTCTAATAATAAGTATGCACTTTTAGGCGGGATTCGCTCGGCCGCGCAAGTGGTCAGCTACGAGGTCCCGATGATCCTCTCCATCTTGACGGTCGTGCTTTTTGCCGGCTCGTTGTCGATGGGTGACATTGTCGCCTCGCAACAGGGACACGGGATATTCAATTGGTTTATCTTCCGAGTTCCGTTCGGGCCGCTCGCTTTTATCACATATCTGATCACCGCGACCGCAGAGAGCAACCGTACGCCGTTTGATATTCCCGAGGCCGAACAGGAGTTGGTTGCCGGATACAACGTGGAATATAGCGGGATGAAATTCGCCATGTTCTTTTTGGCGGAATTCGTAAATATGTTCACGGTGTCGGCGATCGCGACCACTCTATTTCTCGGTGGCTGGAACGGACCGTTCCTCCCCTCATGGATCTGGTTCCTGCTCAAGACATTACTCGTAGTTTTCATATTGATGCTTTTCCGGTGGACCTTCCCGCGACTGCGTGTTGACCAGTTGATGGAATTCGCCTGGAAATTCCTGGTCCCCGTAACCTTCGCCAACCTGATCATCGCAGCCACTATGAAGCTGTTGAAATGGTACTGGTAG
- a CDS encoding NADH-quinone oxidoreductase subunit I, which yields MFKGMGITSKHLGRHAITIQYPEEKWTMPERSRGIVVLLSDKETGALNCTACMLCMKACPTGAIRIVAPRDEVTKKRDLQQFEIDFGICCFCGLCEEACNFSALKMTGKYEYSTIHKEDLTWNVTKLQQAGRDVDYVDTRKKKVEAKPVAPAAAPAPAAQPEQKGEAPNA from the coding sequence TTGTTCAAAGGCATGGGGATCACCAGTAAACATCTGGGGAGACATGCCATAACGATCCAGTATCCGGAAGAGAAATGGACCATGCCGGAGCGTTCGCGCGGCATCGTCGTTCTGCTTTCGGATAAAGAGACCGGGGCGCTGAACTGCACCGCTTGCATGCTCTGTATGAAAGCCTGCCCGACCGGCGCGATCAGGATCGTGGCTCCGCGTGACGAAGTCACCAAAAAGCGCGACCTGCAGCAATTCGAAATAGATTTCGGTATTTGCTGTTTCTGCGGACTTTGCGAAGAGGCCTGTAACTTCTCAGCGCTAAAGATGACCGGCAAGTACGAATACTCGACCATTCATAAAGAGGACCTGACCTGGAATGTGACCAAGCTGCAACAGGCAGGACGCGATGTCGACTATGTCGACACCCGCAAGAAAAAGGTAGAGGCGAAACCGGTTGCCCCGGCTGCTGCCCCAGCTCCGGCGGCTCAGCCCGAGCAGAAGGGAGAGGCGCCCAATGCTTGA
- a CDS encoding NADH-quinone oxidoreductase subunit J, protein MLDNIQQSIVSDPGFWVLAAVTLISALMVVSLKNIFHSALALILCLFCVAGIFILLHAEFLAAVQVLVYVGAVSILIIFAIMLTSNLANKRIVQVNKQVLPAVFVCIVFVIGAITLIAQTDIWQLSDMPMPEDNIGTIGRLMMTDFMLPFEVVSVLMLAALIGAIALAREERA, encoded by the coding sequence ATGCTTGACAATATCCAGCAGTCCATCGTCAGTGATCCCGGTTTCTGGGTGCTGGCGGCCGTGACATTGATCTCGGCCTTAATGGTGGTCAGCCTAAAGAACATTTTTCATTCAGCCCTGGCGCTGATCCTCTGTCTCTTTTGTGTTGCAGGGATTTTCATCCTCCTGCATGCCGAGTTTTTGGCTGCCGTGCAGGTGCTCGTGTATGTCGGCGCAGTCTCGATCTTGATCATTTTCGCCATCATGCTAACCTCGAACCTGGCCAATAAACGGATCGTTCAGGTCAACAAGCAGGTCTTGCCGGCGGTCTTTGTCTGCATCGTCTTTGTGATCGGTGCTATTACCCTGATCGCCCAGACCGATATCTGGCAGTTATCCGATATGCCGATGCCGGAAGATAATATCGGGACGATCGGAAGACTGATGATGACCGACTTCATGCTGCCGTTCGAAGTGGTCTCGGTCCTGATGCTGGCCGCCCTGATCGGCGCTATTGCACTGGCCAGAGAGGAGCGCGCCTGA
- the nuoK gene encoding NADH-quinone oxidoreductase subunit NuoK encodes MFYYLSLAALLFVIGLFGVITRRNTIGILMSLELMFNAANINFVAFNKFLAPTALTGQMFGLFIIVVAAAEATVGLAIVLLLYRNWRGINTDNISIMKW; translated from the coding sequence ATGTTCTATTATCTGTCACTCGCTGCTCTGCTGTTTGTGATCGGCCTGTTCGGCGTGATCACGCGCCGGAATACCATTGGGATACTGATGTCTCTGGAGCTGATGTTTAACGCGGCGAATATCAATTTCGTGGCGTTCAACAAGTTCCTCGCGCCGACCGCGTTGACCGGGCAGATGTTTGGACTGTTCATTATCGTTGTGGCGGCGGCCGAAGCGACGGTCGGCCTGGCCATTGTCCTGCTGCTGTATCGTAACTGGCGCGGCATCAACACCGACAACATCAGCATTATGAAATGGTAG
- the nuoL gene encoding NADH-quinone oxidoreductase subunit L, producing the protein MTSHAYMIALLPLISFLMIVFFLRWREKVASGFSIAMILVSWLMSVTVLFETIARHGERYETFFYLTSFAKMNFEIGILIDSISAIMLVVVTTVGACVQIYSLGYMKDDPRFSRFYAYLSLFLFSMLGLVLANNFFMIFIFWELVGLTSYLLIGFWFEKKSAADAGKKAFITTRIGDLGFIAGLLLIGVYAGTFNFQEVFGIVSSGSIPPVILTLAAIGVFAGAVGKSAQFPLHVWLPDAMEGPTPVSALIHAATMVAAGVYLVARSMNLFVGSADAAMVVAVIGLITSFMAASIGLVQNDIKRILAFSTCSQLGYMIMALGLFGYDTANGHHSAGYVAGTLHLMTHAFFKALLFLGAGSVIHAVHTNDIQEMGGLRKKMKWTYLTFVTASLSIAGIFPLSGFWSKDEIIATAYHHPVFFVFTLAIAFMTAFYMFRLVFLTFFGEPRDHHRFDHAHESPNVMTGPLIFLGVLSVCAGWVALPWLHNGYSSFVFFGAEPHHAEPSYFLMGLSTIVAVSGILLAYVIYYRKAISADAIAAKFKPLYTLLYNKYYFDELYNLILIQPILKLGTFLWSFDAKVVDGAVNGTGWLTMISSEIHHWFDKWIVDGAVNGSGWLVRRLGGMLRYLQSGKVQFYALFMVGALVLVMLYKIDKNNMEQTWPMLTTIFIVAMFGMAIFTRAYGRTGSSESQDSEK; encoded by the coding sequence ATGACTTCGCATGCATACATGATCGCCCTGCTGCCACTCATTTCGTTCCTGATGATCGTCTTTTTCCTGCGGTGGCGTGAGAAAGTAGCCTCGGGCTTTTCGATCGCGATGATCCTGGTCTCCTGGCTGATGTCCGTGACTGTCCTTTTCGAGACGATCGCGCGGCATGGCGAACGTTACGAAACTTTCTTCTATCTTACTTCGTTCGCCAAGATGAATTTCGAGATAGGCATCCTGATCGACTCGATCTCGGCCATCATGCTGGTGGTTGTAACGACGGTCGGCGCCTGCGTGCAGATCTACTCGCTCGGGTACATGAAGGATGATCCGCGCTTCAGTCGATTCTACGCCTATCTGTCGCTTTTCCTCTTTTCGATGCTCGGGCTGGTGTTGGCCAACAACTTCTTCATGATCTTCATCTTCTGGGAGCTGGTCGGCCTCACTTCATACCTGTTGATCGGGTTCTGGTTTGAGAAGAAGTCCGCTGCAGATGCAGGGAAAAAGGCATTTATCACCACCCGAATTGGTGACCTTGGATTTATTGCCGGTCTGCTTTTGATCGGGGTATATGCCGGCACATTCAATTTCCAGGAAGTTTTCGGAATCGTCTCAAGCGGCTCCATTCCTCCGGTTATTCTGACTCTTGCAGCGATCGGCGTATTTGCCGGCGCGGTTGGTAAGTCGGCACAGTTCCCGCTGCATGTCTGGTTGCCCGATGCAATGGAAGGTCCGACCCCGGTTTCGGCGTTGATCCATGCCGCTACGATGGTCGCGGCCGGTGTCTATCTCGTCGCCCGCTCGATGAATCTCTTTGTCGGCTCGGCCGATGCCGCGATGGTGGTGGCGGTGATCGGATTGATCACCTCTTTCATGGCCGCATCGATCGGTCTGGTGCAAAATGATATCAAGCGGATCCTGGCGTTCTCGACTTGTTCGCAGCTTGGCTATATGATCATGGCCCTCGGCCTTTTTGGATACGATACGGCCAACGGCCACCACTCTGCCGGTTATGTCGCCGGGACGCTCCACCTGATGACCCACGCGTTTTTCAAAGCACTTCTCTTCCTTGGCGCCGGGTCGGTGATCCATGCAGTGCACACCAATGACATTCAGGAGATGGGCGGTCTTCGCAAGAAGATGAAGTGGACCTACCTGACGTTCGTCACTGCCTCGCTGTCGATTGCCGGTATCTTCCCGCTCTCCGGATTCTGGTCGAAAGATGAGATCATCGCGACCGCGTATCATCATCCGGTCTTTTTCGTTTTCACGCTGGCGATCGCCTTCATGACCGCATTCTACATGTTCCGCCTGGTTTTCCTGACATTCTTTGGCGAACCACGCGATCATCACCGCTTTGACCATGCCCATGAATCGCCGAACGTCATGACCGGCCCGCTTATCTTTCTGGGTGTACTCTCAGTTTGTGCCGGGTGGGTGGCGTTGCCCTGGCTCCACAACGGATATTCATCGTTCGTCTTTTTTGGCGCCGAACCGCACCACGCGGAACCATCGTATTTCCTGATGGGGCTTTCGACGATTGTCGCGGTGTCGGGAATACTGCTGGCGTACGTGATCTATTATCGCAAGGCGATCTCTGCCGATGCGATCGCGGCTAAATTTAAGCCGCTGTATACCCTGCTGTACAACAAGTACTATTTCGATGAGCTGTATAATCTGATCCTCATCCAGCCGATCCTGAAACTGGGAACTTTCCTCTGGTCGTTTGATGCGAAAGTTGTCGATGGGGCCGTCAATGGCACCGGATGGCTGACGATGATCAGCTCCGAGATCCATCACTGGTTCGATAAGTGGATTGTCGACGGCGCCGTAAACGGTTCGGGTTGGCTCGTCCGACGACTCGGCGGGATGCTTCGCTATCTCCAGTCCGGTAAAGTGCAGTTTTATGCGCTGTTCATGGTCGGTGCTCTGGTGCTGGTGATGCTCTATAAAATAGACAAAAATAATATGGAACAGACGTGGCCGATGCTGACGACGATCTTCATCGTGGCGATGTTTGGCATGGCGATATTCACCCGCGCTTACGGACGGACCGGTTCCTCCGAGAGCCAGGATAGTGAAAAATAG